CGAGGGACTAGCCTCGCAAAACGGAATAGACAACGGCGACGAGCGTTTTGGGGAGGAAAGGTTTGCTGAGGAAGCCGTCGGGTTTGGCGGAGTAATACTGCATGATTTCCTCGCCGACGTTTCCGCTGTAGAGGATGGTTTTCAACTCCGGCTGGACGCGTTTGCAGCGCTCGATCAGCTCCATCCCATTGATCGGGCTCATGAGGAAATCCGTGAGGAGCAAGTCCGGTTTGGGTTCCTCACGGACAACTGATAGGCGGCTTCGGGATCGGTGAATAATCTCGGCCGGAATCCCTTCAGTTTCAGGATGACTTCCACGACTTCGCCGACCATGGATTCGTCATCCACGACGTAGATGAGAATCTCGCGGCCTGGCACTTCTTCAGCCGGCCCCGGCTCAGGCGCTGTGTTCTCACCGCTGGAGGACATACCGTTATCGGAGACAGAGCGCAATCTATACGCGCGACAAAACTTGGCAACGATTTATTGGGAAACTAAAAGCATGGGCGTGCAACGTCGGTGGCTCTGGCTCTTTCTGGCGATCGCGCTCGTCGATCTGGCCGCGATCTACTGGTGGTACCGTTCCCAGGGTGAGCGCCGTTACGATGGCTCCATCCAAAGCGCGGCGCGGCAGTACGGGGTCGATCCGACCTTGATCAAAGCGGTCGTGTGGCGGGAAAGCCGCTTCAACTCCGGGGCGCGCGGCAGCGCCGGCGAACTCGGACTCATGCAAATCCGATCCCTGGCCGCGAAAGAATGGGCGGAAGCAGAGCGTTTGTTGTTTTTTTCCCACGAACAACTGCTCGACCCCGACATGAACATCCGCGCCGGCGCGTGGTATCTGGGCAAACTTCTGAAACGTTACCGTCAGTCCGACGATCCCGAGCCGTATGCGCTGGCCGATTACAACGCGGGCCG
The sequence above is drawn from the Verrucomicrobiota bacterium genome and encodes:
- a CDS encoding response regulator is translated as MHGRRSRGSHPETEGIPAEIIHRSRSRLSVVREEPKPDLLLTDFLMSPINGMELIERCKRVQPELKTILYSGNVGEEIMQYYSAKPDGFLSKPFLPKTLVAVVYSVLRG
- a CDS encoding lytic transglycosylase domain-containing protein, which encodes MRISRPGTSSAGPGSGAVFSPLEDIPLSETERNLYARQNLATIYWETKSMGVQRRWLWLFLAIALVDLAAIYWWYRSQGERRYDGSIQSAARQYGVDPTLIKAVVWRESRFNSGARGSAGELGLMQIRSLAAKEWAEAERLLFFSHEQLLDPDMNIRAGAWYLGKLLKRYRQSDDPEPYALADYNAGRTHVLRWMRGAAKTNSAAFLAEMDFPGTRSYIQAVRERRALYQTAFATNPPQRGSR